The Flavobacterium piscisymbiosum genome includes a region encoding these proteins:
- a CDS encoding nuclear transport factor 2 family protein, with product MSLNKQTVNEYMAAFRVSDHERILDCLTEDVIWEMPGIYQHVGKEAFDKEIENDNFVGSPSIQIIKLIEENDIVIAEGAVQGNMKNGNMLDAVFCDVFEMEKGKIKKLTSYLMSRNASLKFE from the coding sequence ATGTCATTAAACAAACAAACTGTAAACGAATACATGGCTGCTTTTAGAGTAAGCGATCATGAAAGAATACTTGACTGCCTTACTGAAGATGTTATTTGGGAAATGCCTGGTATTTATCAGCATGTTGGTAAAGAAGCATTTGACAAAGAAATTGAGAATGATAATTTTGTTGGAAGTCCTTCTATTCAGATTATAAAATTGATAGAGGAAAATGATATTGTCATTGCAGAAGGTGCTGTACAAGGAAATATGAAAAACGGAAATATGCTGGATGCTGTTTTTTGTGATGTTTTTGAAATGGAAAAAGGGAAGATAAAAAAGTTGACTTCGTATTTGATGTCGAGAAATGCAAGTTTAAAATTTGAGTGA
- the nrfH gene encoding cytochrome c nitrite reductase small subunit → MIKILNYLLPPRKWVPFVIVAVGVGTGLFAYLLYVSNAVSYLSDDPKTCVNCHVMTPFYATWQHSSHGRVTTCNDCHVPHNNVFNKYFFKAKDGIYHATVFTWRAEPQVIHIKEAGTDVVQKNCQRCHGDLNANVKTTGVTLESKSHGEGKLCWDCHREVPHGKVNSLSSVPNARVPLLQSPVPEWLQKQTDSTATEKKKETKQTK, encoded by the coding sequence ATGATCAAGATTTTAAATTATTTATTGCCTCCACGTAAATGGGTACCCTTTGTTATAGTGGCAGTTGGAGTAGGAACAGGATTATTTGCTTATTTATTATATGTGTCCAATGCAGTGTCTTATCTCTCAGATGATCCTAAAACATGTGTGAACTGCCATGTAATGACTCCTTTTTATGCCACCTGGCAACATAGCTCGCACGGACGTGTGACCACTTGTAATGATTGCCATGTACCTCATAACAATGTTTTTAATAAATATTTTTTTAAAGCTAAAGATGGTATCTACCACGCAACAGTATTTACATGGCGTGCAGAACCACAAGTTATTCATATTAAGGAAGCAGGAACAGATGTGGTTCAAAAAAACTGTCAGCGCTGTCACGGAGATCTTAATGCCAATGTAAAGACAACAGGAGTGACACTTGAAAGTAAAAGTCATGGCGAAGGAAAATTATGCTGGGATTGTCACCGCGAAGTTCCGCACGGAAAAGTAAATAGCCTTTCCTCAGTACCTAATGCGAGAGTTCCTTTATTACAATCTCCAGTTCCTGAGTGGCTGCAAAAACAAACCGATAGTACCGCAACTGAAAAAAAGAAAGAAACAAAACAAACTAAATAA
- the nrfA gene encoding ammonia-forming cytochrome c nitrite reductase yields the protein MKRKPWLGWVMFGVTMLVVFMLGLLVNSVMERRTEALFVNRVLAPVGEFESKNEVWGANYPREYQTYIETADTTFSSKYGGGKMKDMLHEDPRMVVLWAGYAFSKDYNQGRGHFYALEDIYNTLRTGAPKGPQDGPQPASCWVCKSPDVPRMMDKLGIDEFYKQTWAALGPEIVNPIGCADCHDSKTMNLKITRPALIEAFKEQGKDITKATHNEMRSLVCAQCHVEYYFDKKSVEGAVKVKFPWKNGMGVEDMEKYYDGIEFSDFTHALSKAPILKAQHPDYEIHQMGIHGQRGVSCADCHMPYKSEGGQKFTDHKIQSPLNNVANSCQVCHREEEKTLVANVTERQDKIYQIRIELEDQLVKAHIEAKLAWDKGATEAQMKNILQLIRQSQWRWDFTAASHGGSFHAPLETARVITNGLNKAAEARIALGKVLASLGQTGPIQYPDISTKAKAQQFIGLDMAKERANKAEFKKTLLPQWLEQAKKK from the coding sequence ATAAAACGCAAACCATGGTTAGGATGGGTAATGTTTGGCGTTACAATGCTAGTTGTATTTATGCTGGGATTACTGGTAAATAGTGTAATGGAACGCCGCACAGAAGCTTTATTTGTAAATAGAGTATTGGCTCCTGTTGGTGAATTCGAATCTAAAAATGAAGTTTGGGGAGCCAATTATCCTCGTGAATATCAAACCTATATTGAAACGGCAGATACTACTTTTTCAAGTAAATACGGAGGTGGAAAAATGAAAGACATGTTGCATGAAGATCCGCGCATGGTGGTGCTCTGGGCAGGATATGCTTTCTCTAAAGATTACAATCAGGGAAGAGGGCATTTTTATGCGCTGGAAGATATTTACAATACTTTAAGAACAGGAGCTCCAAAAGGACCTCAGGACGGACCACAACCTGCCAGCTGTTGGGTATGTAAATCACCGGATGTACCACGTATGATGGATAAATTAGGTATCGATGAGTTCTACAAACAAACTTGGGCTGCTCTTGGGCCAGAAATTGTAAACCCTATTGGATGTGCAGATTGTCACGATTCTAAAACAATGAACCTGAAAATTACGCGTCCGGCGTTAATTGAAGCATTTAAAGAACAAGGAAAAGATATTACAAAAGCGACTCACAACGAAATGCGTTCATTAGTTTGTGCACAATGTCACGTTGAGTATTACTTTGATAAAAAATCTGTAGAAGGTGCTGTTAAAGTAAAATTCCCTTGGAAGAATGGTATGGGGGTAGAAGATATGGAAAAATACTATGATGGTATTGAGTTTTCAGACTTTACACATGCTTTAAGTAAGGCGCCAATTCTAAAAGCACAACATCCTGATTACGAAATTCATCAAATGGGTATTCACGGACAAAGAGGTGTTTCTTGTGCAGATTGTCATATGCCATATAAAAGCGAAGGCGGACAAAAATTTACAGATCATAAAATACAATCGCCTCTTAATAACGTCGCAAATTCTTGTCAGGTTTGTCACCGTGAAGAAGAAAAAACATTGGTAGCAAACGTAACCGAGCGCCAGGATAAAATTTATCAAATACGTATTGAGCTTGAAGATCAATTAGTAAAAGCACATATTGAAGCAAAATTAGCCTGGGATAAAGGAGCTACAGAAGCTCAGATGAAAAATATTCTGCAATTAATTCGTCAGTCTCAATGGCGTTGGGATTTTACTGCAGCATCACACGGAGGATCATTCCACGCTCCGTTAGAAACTGCAAGAGTAATTACCAATGGTTTGAACAAAGCAGCAGAGGCAAGAATTGCTTTGGGTAAAGTATTAGCTTCTTTAGGACAAACAGGACCAATACAATATCCTGATATTTCGACCAAAGCAAAAGCACAGCAATTTATTGGTCTGGATATGGCTAAAGAAAGAGCTAATAAAGCTGAATTCAAAAAAACACTTTTGCCGCAATGGCTGGAGCAGGCAAAGAAAAAGTAA
- a CDS encoding cytochrome c biogenesis protein ResB: MRIVNLEDQKIAKKKLWQFPWDYKESFIIAAGLLVTGYLLQITTRTSIKAVSAPINYIIGALFIIMLLLLHFTSRTHPWVKWLRSVPASVSAIVLVLIQAVIMGTLPQQNFVEGVKPDLFGFSFVLTSWPFIIAQLYFLTTLGLATLNRMTPWQWKNWGFILNHLGLFIAMTAGILGSGDLQRYTMKLYENQLVWGAENEEGVMVPMPIAFELTSFDMETFTPKLALADITNNSIETKGVNALRMISKGDSYDYKGYKIKIVNYIEDSKFTGNGYFPVNEEGATPAALVEVKSATIDTTAWISCGSFATEYSYLQLNDKEAIVMLQPEAKKYSSHVNVYVKDDKNDKTVIEVNKPYKVGGWKVYQLSYDEKFGKWSKLSVVELVRDPWLPVVYSGIFMMIIGAAYLIFKGRGTVI, from the coding sequence ATGAGAATAGTTAATTTAGAAGATCAGAAAATTGCTAAAAAGAAACTTTGGCAATTTCCGTGGGATTATAAAGAATCATTTATAATTGCTGCCGGATTACTGGTAACAGGATACTTATTACAGATTACTACAAGAACAAGTATAAAAGCGGTAAGTGCACCCATAAATTATATAATTGGTGCTTTGTTTATAATAATGTTGCTTTTACTGCATTTTACAAGTAGAACGCATCCTTGGGTAAAATGGCTAAGATCTGTACCTGCATCAGTGAGTGCTATTGTTTTAGTTTTAATACAGGCCGTTATTATGGGAACACTTCCTCAGCAAAATTTTGTTGAGGGCGTAAAGCCGGATTTGTTTGGTTTTTCTTTTGTACTAACGAGCTGGCCATTTATAATAGCACAACTATATTTTCTTACTACCCTTGGGCTTGCAACTCTTAATAGAATGACACCCTGGCAATGGAAAAACTGGGGATTTATACTAAATCATTTAGGTCTTTTTATCGCAATGACTGCCGGTATTTTGGGAAGCGGAGATTTACAGCGATACACAATGAAATTGTATGAAAATCAGTTGGTTTGGGGTGCCGAAAATGAAGAAGGCGTCATGGTACCAATGCCAATTGCTTTTGAGCTTACCAGTTTTGATATGGAAACCTTTACTCCAAAACTAGCATTAGCTGACATCACAAACAATAGTATTGAAACAAAAGGAGTCAACGCGTTGCGAATGATTAGCAAAGGCGACAGTTATGATTATAAAGGCTATAAAATTAAGATTGTTAATTATATCGAAGATAGCAAGTTTACAGGAAACGGCTATTTTCCCGTTAATGAAGAAGGCGCAACTCCGGCAGCTCTGGTCGAAGTAAAGTCTGCAACAATAGATACTACAGCGTGGATTAGTTGCGGAAGTTTTGCAACCGAATATTCTTATTTACAGTTGAATGATAAAGAGGCCATTGTAATGTTGCAGCCTGAAGCAAAAAAATACAGTTCACATGTAAATGTATATGTAAAAGATGATAAAAACGATAAAACTGTAATCGAAGTCAATAAACCTTATAAAGTTGGAGGATGGAAAGTATACCAGTTAAGTTATGATGAGAAATTTGGGAAATGGTCCAAATTAAGTGTTGTAGAATTGGTACGTGATCCATGGTTACCCGTAGTCTATTCCGGTATTTTTATGATGATTATTGGAGCAGCTTACTTGATATTTAAAGGAAGAGGAACTGTGATTTAA
- the ccsA gene encoding cytochrome c biogenesis protein CcsA, with amino-acid sequence MNYWIYFSNYAFFAIICWLICMLLQVVKLKRNKMLPILLFAALGGLSMVVFTYNLWQNLGRPPMRTLGETRLWYAVFLPVIGIITYIRWQYKWLLNYSLVMATVFLTINYFNPDTYNKALMPALQSVWFVPHVLVYIFSYALLAASSIVACYGLFEYYRGKYKNNILQLANNLVYVGFGFLSLGLLFGALWAKEAWGHYWTWDPKETWAMLTWLGYLIYIHMHYRYPDSVKPVLITLALAFVILLLCWFGVNYMPSSAQSVHTYTNG; translated from the coding sequence ATGAATTACTGGATCTATTTTTCTAATTATGCTTTTTTCGCCATTATTTGCTGGCTAATTTGCATGCTACTTCAGGTTGTAAAACTGAAGCGCAATAAAATGTTACCTATTCTGCTTTTTGCAGCATTGGGAGGTTTGTCTATGGTGGTGTTTACGTATAACCTATGGCAAAATTTAGGACGTCCGCCAATGCGTACTCTGGGTGAAACGAGACTTTGGTATGCTGTTTTTTTACCTGTTATTGGAATAATAACTTACATCAGGTGGCAATATAAATGGCTGCTCAATTATAGCTTAGTAATGGCAACCGTATTTTTAACCATCAATTATTTTAATCCGGATACGTACAATAAAGCCTTAATGCCGGCCTTACAAAGTGTTTGGTTTGTACCTCATGTTTTAGTCTACATATTTTCGTATGCCTTACTCGCTGCTTCATCAATTGTGGCGTGTTACGGATTATTCGAATATTACAGAGGCAAGTATAAAAACAACATACTTCAGTTGGCCAATAATTTAGTCTATGTAGGTTTTGGTTTTCTTTCGTTAGGTTTATTGTTTGGGGCTTTATGGGCAAAAGAAGCCTGGGGACATTATTGGACCTGGGATCCAAAAGAAACCTGGGCGATGCTTACCTGGTTAGGATATTTAATTTATATACACATGCACTACCGTTATCCGGATAGTGTTAAACCAGTTTTGATAACTTTGGCGCTGGCGTTTGTTATATTGTTGCTTTGCTGGTTTGGGGTGAATTATATGCCATCTTCGGCACAAAGTGTTCACACTTACACAAATGGGTAA
- a CDS encoding GNAT family N-acetyltransferase codes for MKSIQENKLDNPVWNSLSETHRGFVLDYGNTKFYNPDYCPFGGFINSESTLEASNQYSVATENFFIVGEKPEISNSLKIVKELICLQMIVYNKIELSITDKIVKLTEEHNEELVQLVNLVQPGYFKNKTAALGNYYGIFKENQLVAITGERMKMNDFTEVSAIITHPDHTGKGYAKQLIAHCVNNIFNENKTPYLHVVESNIGAIGLYEKLGFVTRRKMSFWNIAKNQ; via the coding sequence ATGAAAAGCATACAAGAAAATAAACTAGACAATCCGGTTTGGAATTCACTTTCAGAAACTCATAGAGGATTTGTTTTAGATTATGGAAACACTAAATTTTACAATCCGGATTATTGTCCTTTTGGAGGTTTTATAAATTCTGAAAGTACTTTAGAAGCATCAAATCAATATTCAGTAGCAACAGAAAATTTCTTTATTGTTGGAGAAAAACCTGAAATATCAAATTCATTAAAAATTGTAAAAGAATTAATTTGCCTGCAAATGATTGTTTACAACAAAATCGAACTATCAATAACGGATAAAATTGTAAAACTTACTGAAGAACATAATGAAGAATTGGTTCAGTTGGTCAATTTAGTTCAGCCCGGATATTTTAAAAACAAAACAGCTGCATTAGGCAATTATTACGGAATTTTTAAAGAAAATCAATTGGTTGCGATAACAGGCGAACGCATGAAAATGAATGACTTTACTGAAGTTAGCGCTATTATTACCCATCCTGACCATACCGGAAAAGGCTACGCAAAACAATTAATTGCCCATTGTGTGAATAACATTTTTAATGAAAATAAAACTCCTTATTTACACGTTGTAGAAAGCAATATTGGAGCAATTGGGCTATATGAAAAACTAGGTTTTGTAACCAGAAGAAAAATGAGTTTTTGGAATATTGCTAAAAATCAATAG
- a CDS encoding alpha/beta hydrolase, with product MNKIIALAFFLFTSTILSSQTNESKSTDTSKPFVLGVIDEIQSKELGEKRILNIYLPEGYKADDSTKYPVIYLLDGSADEDFIHIAGLVQFNSFEWVNQVPKSIVVGIATIDRRRDFTFPTTIEKDQKRFATSGHSDKFIAFIEKELQPFIDKKYKTNDSKTIIGQSLGGLLETEILLKKPTLFNKYVIVSPSIWWNNGSILNQDSVIFQENFNQKTEVYVAVGKEGLTPTEIPRVMEIDANLLAEKIKASKSKNIKVYFDYFPQENHATILHPAVASSFKFFYQIKEKE from the coding sequence ATGAATAAAATTATTGCCCTTGCTTTTTTTCTTTTTACCTCCACAATTTTATCTAGTCAAACGAATGAATCTAAATCAACAGATACCAGTAAACCTTTTGTATTAGGTGTTATAGACGAAATACAATCGAAAGAACTGGGCGAAAAAAGAATTCTGAATATTTATCTTCCTGAAGGTTATAAAGCTGATGACTCAACTAAATATCCTGTAATTTATTTACTAGACGGTTCGGCCGATGAAGATTTTATTCATATCGCTGGTTTGGTACAATTTAATAGTTTTGAATGGGTAAATCAGGTTCCGAAATCAATTGTGGTGGGAATTGCAACGATTGACAGAAGGAGAGATTTTACTTTCCCGACAACTATAGAAAAAGATCAAAAACGTTTTGCAACTTCCGGACATTCAGATAAATTTATTGCTTTTATCGAAAAAGAATTACAGCCATTTATTGATAAAAAATATAAAACAAATGATTCTAAGACCATTATAGGACAATCGTTAGGAGGGTTATTAGAAACTGAAATTTTATTAAAGAAGCCGACACTTTTTAATAAATACGTTATTGTAAGCCCAAGTATTTGGTGGAATAATGGTTCTATTCTAAATCAGGATAGTGTTATTTTTCAGGAAAATTTTAATCAAAAAACTGAGGTTTATGTCGCTGTTGGTAAAGAAGGCCTTACTCCTACCGAAATCCCGAGAGTGATGGAAATAGATGCTAATTTACTTGCCGAGAAAATCAAGGCATCAAAAAGTAAAAACATAAAAGTTTATTTTGATTATTTCCCGCAGGAAAATCATGCTACTATTTTACATCCCGCAGTTGCAAGTTCTTTCAAATTCTTTTATCAAATAAAAGAAAAAGAGTAA
- a CDS encoding HD domain-containing protein, with protein sequence MINIQTLYQKAIKFAAKKHADINQLIPGTNLPYVVHLSNVAMEILVASQNTKEFNAEFAVQVALLHDILEDTNTTFEELSQEFSTEIAKAVLALTKNAEIPKESRMTDSLDRIKQLPKEVWAVKLADRITNLQTPPQLWGIEKISAYQKEAIQIADALKGSNDFLEKRLQEKIVDYLEYCITSHNQN encoded by the coding sequence ATGATCAACATACAAACGCTTTATCAAAAAGCAATAAAATTTGCCGCAAAAAAACACGCAGATATCAATCAATTAATTCCTGGAACAAACTTACCATACGTTGTTCATTTAAGTAATGTAGCAATGGAAATATTGGTTGCTTCACAAAACACAAAAGAGTTTAATGCTGAGTTTGCCGTTCAGGTGGCTTTACTTCATGATATTTTAGAAGATACAAATACCACATTTGAGGAACTTTCTCAAGAATTTAGTACAGAAATTGCTAAGGCTGTTTTAGCATTGACAAAGAATGCAGAAATTCCAAAAGAAAGCAGAATGACCGACAGCTTAGATCGTATCAAACAACTACCAAAAGAAGTTTGGGCTGTAAAACTGGCGGACAGAATAACAAATCTACAAACTCCACCTCAACTTTGGGGAATAGAAAAAATTAGTGCATATCAAAAAGAAGCAATTCAGATAGCTGATGCTTTAAAAGGCAGTAACGATTTTTTAGAAAAAAGGCTTCAGGAAAAAATTGTTGATTATTTAGAATACTGTATCACGTCTCATAACCAGAATTAG
- a CDS encoding SRPBCC family protein, with product MKSNLLMNFTVNKETSTVNVKREFNASLANVWSAWTEAEILDQWWAPAPWKSKTKRMEFKEGGQRLYAMVGPQGEEHWALADFTSITPKTNFKYLDAFCDNEGNLNNDFPRSDWDVNFSEQGDTTFVDIAIKHEKLSDLEKIIEMGFKEGFTIAMEGLDKIFASKA from the coding sequence ATGAAATCTAACTTATTAATGAATTTTACTGTAAACAAAGAAACCAGTACGGTAAATGTAAAACGTGAGTTCAATGCATCACTTGCCAATGTTTGGTCAGCTTGGACAGAAGCTGAAATTTTAGATCAATGGTGGGCTCCTGCCCCTTGGAAATCTAAAACAAAAAGAATGGAATTTAAAGAAGGCGGACAAAGACTTTACGCAATGGTTGGGCCTCAAGGCGAAGAACATTGGGCTTTGGCTGATTTTACTTCGATAACTCCAAAGACAAATTTTAAATATCTGGATGCTTTTTGCGATAACGAAGGTAATTTAAACAATGATTTTCCGCGTTCTGATTGGGATGTCAATTTTTCAGAACAAGGCGATACTACTTTTGTAGACATTGCTATTAAACACGAAAAACTATCCGATTTAGAAAAGATTATCGAAATGGGATTCAAAGAAGGATTCACCATTGCTATGGAAGGCCTGGACAAAATTTTTGCTTCGAAAGCTTAA